A window from Triticum aestivum cultivar Chinese Spring chromosome 6D, IWGSC CS RefSeq v2.1, whole genome shotgun sequence encodes these proteins:
- the LOC123145437 gene encoding ATP-dependent RNA helicase DEAH13 isoform X2, with amino-acid sequence MEEEDSNAPILPCKRKNKPQGKGKDGKKNKTKEDAKMSKTQLKKLQKLEEDKQKKAMQAQSIETLQKHRIADEAYSLLHTSGSIGQAATMKEKRRRAMQLSKAGLDVPEELSLFKKNSDQKGVPVPENSEAAPEACPVKLVQAAKLCHPGSERKNHESDAVKPNIGIGVSILDQKTEETNDDADILAHQSILKQKTEKTNDDDDILVHPKVRSSVPSCSGVEIDMQDKEPQQGEAAVQECFNSPIVVHVSRPHEVEKARRDLPIIMMEQEIMEAIYENSVVILCGETGCGKTTQVPQFLYEAGFGTSNRADRKGMIGITQPRRVAVLATSKRVSYELGLKLGKEVGFQVRHDKKVGNNCSIKFMTDGILLREVQSDFLLKHYSVIILDEAHERSLNTDILIGMLSRVIKARKFVYADQQKQIRSGMKIDPADMVSQLKVVLMSATLQLKDFISNRRLFDVIPPAVEVPTRQFPVTVHFAKRTHDDYLAQAYKKVLSIHKSLPPGGILVFVTGQREVDYLCKKLQRASKRQSGKKPEMVGDEDGSRPEIEEKEIFEAYDIDRTEPEHQDDIFSSYGEDETDDEVNVASSDAETESEMDTDSDEEDSVAHETAEEDGPVLSFLKGAESSSVLKASFKAISGQPETAEEASNATIAEKSGPSASRARLRVLPLYAMLPASQQLRVFHGIPEGERLVVVATNVAETSLTIPGITYVVDTGKEKVKNYDHATGMASYEVQWISKASASQRAGRAGRTGPGHCYRLYSGAAYSKDDLFPEFTEPEIKKMPVEGIVLMLKSMNIDKVENFPFPTPPNKESLVEAQRCLKILEAVDNQEKLTSMGKAMAQYPMSPRHSRLLLTIIKMLKSQEGRARSNLILGYATAAASALSYTNPFQVQSNTDRETNEDGPDPEHKDRHERKSQKKLKAMVREARKDFSIPSSDALTISHALRSFECSKNRVEFCRDYSLHLKTMEEMSKLRKQLLRLIFNYSKFCDEFAWNFGGSQDVEHAWGSETNKKPMLNEEEILGQGICAGWADRVAKKINTFSGLSKEDRKVRAARYQSCALNDIIYLNRSSSVAQIPPDYVVYSELLNTKRSYMYGVTSVKPGWLLKYASSLCTFSAPLEDPKPYYEPQNDQVYCYVSPIFSRHNWQLPLHSLPIKDATRRVQIFAWALLKGDVLPCLRVVQKFLALSPSVVLGPASQRRVGDLLSRMSKKTIYSRAALRDAWNTDPDYLYPEIQAWIQDKYQSQLGAIWEQMHQEVRLEGRELFPKRFKKVKG; translated from the exons ATGGAGGAGGAGGATAGCAACGCGCCGATCTTGCCCTGCAAGAGGAAGAACAAACCGCAAGGGAAAGGCAAG GATGGCAAGAAGAATAAGACCAAGGAAGATGCTAAGATGAGCAAGACTCAGCTGAAAAAGCTGCAGAAATTGGAG GAGGACAAACAGAAGAAGGCGATGCAAGCTCAAAGCATCGAGACTTTGCA GAAGCACAGGATCGCTGATGAGGCATACTCACTGCTGCACACTTCAGGGTCTATTGGTCAA GCTGCGACTATGAAAGAAAAACGTAGGCGCGCCATGCAGTTATCCAAGGCTGGTTTAGATGTCCCTGAAGAACTTTCGCTATTCAAGAAAAACTCTGATCAGAAAGGAGTTCCAGTTCCTGAAAACAGTGAAGCTGCGCCGGAAGCTTGCCCAGTGAAGTTAGTTCAGGCCGCGAAACTTTGTCATCCTGGTAGTGAACGAAAGAATCATGAGAGTGACGCAGTGAAGCCTAACATTGGTATTGGTGTGAGCATTCTGGATCAGAAAACTGAAGAGACTAATGATGACGCTGACATTTTGGCACATCAGAGCATTCTGAAACAAAAAACTGAAaagactaatgatgatgatgacatTTTGGTACATCCGAAAGTGCGTTCATCTGTGCCAAGTTGCTCTGGTGTAGAGATTGATATGCAG GATAAAGAGCCACAACAAGGTGAAGCCGCTGTACAGGAGTGCTTCAATTCTCCCATTGTTGTGCATGTGTCAAGACCACATGAGGTTGAGAAGGCGAGGAGGGATCTCCCAATAATAATGATGGAGCAGGAAATAATGGAAGCTATCTATGAAAATTCAGTGGTAATTCTGTGCGGAGAAACGGGCTGTGGTAAAACTACCCAGGTCCCTCAG TTCTTATATGAAGCCGGCTTTGGCACAAGCAATCGAGCTGATAGAAAAGGGATGATTGGTATCACCCAGCCACGGCGTGTTGCTGTTCTTGCCACATCCAAGAGGGTATCTTATGAGTTAGGACTTAAGCTAGGAAAGGAGGTTGGTTTTCAAGTTAGACATGACAAAAAGGTGGGAAATAATTGCTCCATCAAGTTCATGACAGATGGCATTTTGCTACGAGAGGTCCAG AGTGACTTTCTGTTGAAGCACTATTCGGTGATCATCTTGGACGAGGCACATGAAAGGAGTTTGAACACAGATATACTTATTGGGATGCTTTCTAGAGTTATAAAGGCACGCAAG TTTGTGTACGCAGACCAACAGAAACAAATACGCTCTGGGATGAAGATTGACCCGGCAGATATGGTTAGTCAGTTGAAAGTGGTCCTGATGAGTGCTACCTTGCAATTAAAAGACTTTATTTCAAACAGAAGATTGTTTGATGTGATTCCACCAGCTGTAGAGGTGCCTACACGACAATTTCCAGTAACAGTTCACTTCGCAAAGAGGACACATGACGATTATTTAGCGCAAGCTTATAAGAAAGTTCTGTCGATCCACAAGAGTCTACCACCAGGTGGAATCCTTGTATTTGTTACTGGACAACGAGAAGTGGATTATTTATGTAAGAAATTGcaaagagcatccaagcggcaaagTGGTAAGAAGCCTGAAATGGTTGGAGATGAGGATGGTTCAAGACCAGAAATAGAAGAGAAGGAAATTTTTGAAGCATATGATATTGATAGAACTGAACCTGAGCACCAAGATGACATATTTTCCTCATATGGTGAAGATGAAACGGATGATGAGGTAAATGTCGCTTCTTCTGATGCTGAAACAGAGAGTGAGATGGATACTGACAGTGATGAGGAGGATTCTGTTGCACATGAAACCGCAGAAGAAGATGGGCCAGTGTTATCATTTTTAAAAGGTGCTGAGAGTTCATCTGTACTGAAGGCATCCTTTAAAGCTATATCAGGACAACCAGAAACTGCTGAGGAAGCGAGCAATGCTACAATTGCAGAAAAGTCAGGTCCTTCTGCTTCGCGTGCTAGGCTCCGTGTTTTACCACTTTATGCAATGCTACCAGCTTCGCAGCAGCTTAGAGTATTCCACGGTATTCCCGAAGGGGAAAGATTAGTTGTTGTGGCAACTAATGTTGCAGAAACATCTTTAACAATTCCTGGCATAACATATGTGGTCGATACTGGAAAAGAAAAGGTTAAGAACTATGACCATGCTACTGGGATGGCAAGTTATGAAGTACAGTGGATAAGCAAGGCATCAGCATCCCAACGTGCTGGGAGAGCTGGAAGAACTGGGCCTGGGCACTGTTACCGTCTCTACTCAGGTGCAGCATACAGTAAAGATGATTTATTTCCTGAATTCACTGAGCCGGAGATCAAGAAAATGCCAGTTGAAGGCATTGTGCTTATGCTCAAGTCTATGAATATTGATAAG GTTGAAAACTTTCCTTTCCCTACGCCTCCTAACAAGGAAAGTTTGGTTGAAGCTCAGCGTTGCTTGAAGATATTGGAAGCAGTTGATAACCAAGAAAAACTTACATCAATGGGAAAGGCTATGGCACAATACCCAATGAGCCCACGACATTCTCGTCTTCTTTTGACAATAATTAAAATGTTGAAGAGTCAGGAAGGACGTGCTAGATCTAACCTCATATTGGGATATGCAACTGCTGCTGCATCAGCTTTAAGTTATACCAATCCTTTTCAAGTTCAGAGCAACACTGATAGAGAAACAAATGAAGATGGCCCTGATCCAGAACATAAGGATCGACATGAAAGGAAGAGTCAGAAGAAGCTCAAAGCCATGGTTCGAGAAGCACGGAAAGATTTTTCCATCCCTAGCAGTGATGCTTTAACCATTTCCCATGCTTTACGGTCATTTGAGTGTTCTAAAAACCGAGTTGAGTTCTGCAGAGACTACTCGCTTCACCTGAAAACAATGGAAGAGATGTCAAAATTGAGAAAGCAGCTTCTTCGATTAATATTTAACTATAGCAAATTTTGTGATGAATTTGCTTGGAATTTTGGAGGCTCTCAAGATGTTGAACATGCCTGGGGGAGTGAAACCAACAAAAAGCCAATGCTGAATGAAGAGGAAATTCTGGGGCAAGGAATATGTGCTGGGTGGGCTGATAGGGTTGCAAAGAAGATCAACACTTTCTCTGGATTGTCAAAAGAGGATCGAAAGGTTCGAGCTGCACGTTATCAATCTTGCGCTCTCAATGATATAATATATCTAAACCGATCATCTTCTGTTGCCCAAATTCCACCAGACTATGTAGTTTACTCTGAACTACTAAATACAAAGAGATCATACATGTATGGTGTGACCAGTGTAAAGCCAGGATGGCTTTTGAAATATGCTAGTTCTCTCTGCACCTTCTCAGCACCGCTGGAGGATCCAAAGCCCTACTATGAGCCTCAGAATGACCAGGTCTACTGCTATGTCAGTCCCATCTTTTCTCGACATAATTGGCAGCTTCCACTGCACAGTTTACCCATCAAAGATGCCACCCGTCGGGTGCAGATATTTGCATGGGCATTGCTTAAAGGGGATGTCTTGCCATGTCTAAGGGTGGTTCAAAAGTTCCTGGCTCTGTCACCATCTGTTGTCCTGGGGCCTGCCAGCCAAAGAAGAGTTGGAGATCTTCTTAGCAGGATGAGTAAAAAGACAATATATAGCCGGGCAGCATTAAGAGATGCATGGAATACTGACCCAGATTATCTTTATCCCGAGATTCAGGCGTGGATCCAGGATAAATATCAGAGCCAGCTTGGAGCAATATGGGAACAAATGCACCAAGAAGTTCGCCTCGAGGGGCGCGAACTTTTCCCGAAGAGGTTCAAGAAAGTTAAAGGGTAA
- the LOC123145437 gene encoding ATP-dependent RNA helicase DEAH13 isoform X1 — protein MEEEDSNAPILPCKRKNKPQGKGKDGKKNKTKEDAKMSKKTQLKKLQKLEVGTSSVDSNALILPCKSKNKSQGKGKDGKKNKTKEDAKMSKTQLKKLQKLEEDKQKKAMQAQSIETLQKHRIADEAYSLLHTSGSIGQAATMKEKRRRAMQLSKAGLDVPEELSLFKKNSDQKGVPVPENSEAAPEACPVKLVQAAKLCHPGSERKNHESDAVKPNIGIGVSILDQKTEETNDDADILAHQSILKQKTEKTNDDDDILVHPKVRSSVPSCSGVEIDMQDKEPQQGEAAVQECFNSPIVVHVSRPHEVEKARRDLPIIMMEQEIMEAIYENSVVILCGETGCGKTTQVPQFLYEAGFGTSNRADRKGMIGITQPRRVAVLATSKRVSYELGLKLGKEVGFQVRHDKKVGNNCSIKFMTDGILLREVQSDFLLKHYSVIILDEAHERSLNTDILIGMLSRVIKARKFVYADQQKQIRSGMKIDPADMVSQLKVVLMSATLQLKDFISNRRLFDVIPPAVEVPTRQFPVTVHFAKRTHDDYLAQAYKKVLSIHKSLPPGGILVFVTGQREVDYLCKKLQRASKRQSGKKPEMVGDEDGSRPEIEEKEIFEAYDIDRTEPEHQDDIFSSYGEDETDDEVNVASSDAETESEMDTDSDEEDSVAHETAEEDGPVLSFLKGAESSSVLKASFKAISGQPETAEEASNATIAEKSGPSASRARLRVLPLYAMLPASQQLRVFHGIPEGERLVVVATNVAETSLTIPGITYVVDTGKEKVKNYDHATGMASYEVQWISKASASQRAGRAGRTGPGHCYRLYSGAAYSKDDLFPEFTEPEIKKMPVEGIVLMLKSMNIDKVENFPFPTPPNKESLVEAQRCLKILEAVDNQEKLTSMGKAMAQYPMSPRHSRLLLTIIKMLKSQEGRARSNLILGYATAAASALSYTNPFQVQSNTDRETNEDGPDPEHKDRHERKSQKKLKAMVREARKDFSIPSSDALTISHALRSFECSKNRVEFCRDYSLHLKTMEEMSKLRKQLLRLIFNYSKFCDEFAWNFGGSQDVEHAWGSETNKKPMLNEEEILGQGICAGWADRVAKKINTFSGLSKEDRKVRAARYQSCALNDIIYLNRSSSVAQIPPDYVVYSELLNTKRSYMYGVTSVKPGWLLKYASSLCTFSAPLEDPKPYYEPQNDQVYCYVSPIFSRHNWQLPLHSLPIKDATRRVQIFAWALLKGDVLPCLRVVQKFLALSPSVVLGPASQRRVGDLLSRMSKKTIYSRAALRDAWNTDPDYLYPEIQAWIQDKYQSQLGAIWEQMHQEVRLEGRELFPKRFKKVKG, from the exons ATGGAGGAGGAGGATAGCAACGCGCCGATCTTGCCCTGCAAGAGGAAGAACAAACCGCAAGGGAAAGGCAAG GATGGCAAGAAGAACAAGACCAAGGAAGATGCTAAGATGAGCAAGAAGACTCAGCTTAAAAAGCTGCAGAAATTGGAGGTTGGGACTTCTTCTGTTGATAGCAACGCGCTGATTTTGCCCTGCAAGAGCAAGAACAAATCGCAAGGGAAAGGCAAG GATGGCAAGAAGAATAAGACCAAGGAAGATGCTAAGATGAGCAAGACTCAGCTGAAAAAGCTGCAGAAATTGGAG GAGGACAAACAGAAGAAGGCGATGCAAGCTCAAAGCATCGAGACTTTGCA GAAGCACAGGATCGCTGATGAGGCATACTCACTGCTGCACACTTCAGGGTCTATTGGTCAA GCTGCGACTATGAAAGAAAAACGTAGGCGCGCCATGCAGTTATCCAAGGCTGGTTTAGATGTCCCTGAAGAACTTTCGCTATTCAAGAAAAACTCTGATCAGAAAGGAGTTCCAGTTCCTGAAAACAGTGAAGCTGCGCCGGAAGCTTGCCCAGTGAAGTTAGTTCAGGCCGCGAAACTTTGTCATCCTGGTAGTGAACGAAAGAATCATGAGAGTGACGCAGTGAAGCCTAACATTGGTATTGGTGTGAGCATTCTGGATCAGAAAACTGAAGAGACTAATGATGACGCTGACATTTTGGCACATCAGAGCATTCTGAAACAAAAAACTGAAaagactaatgatgatgatgacatTTTGGTACATCCGAAAGTGCGTTCATCTGTGCCAAGTTGCTCTGGTGTAGAGATTGATATGCAG GATAAAGAGCCACAACAAGGTGAAGCCGCTGTACAGGAGTGCTTCAATTCTCCCATTGTTGTGCATGTGTCAAGACCACATGAGGTTGAGAAGGCGAGGAGGGATCTCCCAATAATAATGATGGAGCAGGAAATAATGGAAGCTATCTATGAAAATTCAGTGGTAATTCTGTGCGGAGAAACGGGCTGTGGTAAAACTACCCAGGTCCCTCAG TTCTTATATGAAGCCGGCTTTGGCACAAGCAATCGAGCTGATAGAAAAGGGATGATTGGTATCACCCAGCCACGGCGTGTTGCTGTTCTTGCCACATCCAAGAGGGTATCTTATGAGTTAGGACTTAAGCTAGGAAAGGAGGTTGGTTTTCAAGTTAGACATGACAAAAAGGTGGGAAATAATTGCTCCATCAAGTTCATGACAGATGGCATTTTGCTACGAGAGGTCCAG AGTGACTTTCTGTTGAAGCACTATTCGGTGATCATCTTGGACGAGGCACATGAAAGGAGTTTGAACACAGATATACTTATTGGGATGCTTTCTAGAGTTATAAAGGCACGCAAG TTTGTGTACGCAGACCAACAGAAACAAATACGCTCTGGGATGAAGATTGACCCGGCAGATATGGTTAGTCAGTTGAAAGTGGTCCTGATGAGTGCTACCTTGCAATTAAAAGACTTTATTTCAAACAGAAGATTGTTTGATGTGATTCCACCAGCTGTAGAGGTGCCTACACGACAATTTCCAGTAACAGTTCACTTCGCAAAGAGGACACATGACGATTATTTAGCGCAAGCTTATAAGAAAGTTCTGTCGATCCACAAGAGTCTACCACCAGGTGGAATCCTTGTATTTGTTACTGGACAACGAGAAGTGGATTATTTATGTAAGAAATTGcaaagagcatccaagcggcaaagTGGTAAGAAGCCTGAAATGGTTGGAGATGAGGATGGTTCAAGACCAGAAATAGAAGAGAAGGAAATTTTTGAAGCATATGATATTGATAGAACTGAACCTGAGCACCAAGATGACATATTTTCCTCATATGGTGAAGATGAAACGGATGATGAGGTAAATGTCGCTTCTTCTGATGCTGAAACAGAGAGTGAGATGGATACTGACAGTGATGAGGAGGATTCTGTTGCACATGAAACCGCAGAAGAAGATGGGCCAGTGTTATCATTTTTAAAAGGTGCTGAGAGTTCATCTGTACTGAAGGCATCCTTTAAAGCTATATCAGGACAACCAGAAACTGCTGAGGAAGCGAGCAATGCTACAATTGCAGAAAAGTCAGGTCCTTCTGCTTCGCGTGCTAGGCTCCGTGTTTTACCACTTTATGCAATGCTACCAGCTTCGCAGCAGCTTAGAGTATTCCACGGTATTCCCGAAGGGGAAAGATTAGTTGTTGTGGCAACTAATGTTGCAGAAACATCTTTAACAATTCCTGGCATAACATATGTGGTCGATACTGGAAAAGAAAAGGTTAAGAACTATGACCATGCTACTGGGATGGCAAGTTATGAAGTACAGTGGATAAGCAAGGCATCAGCATCCCAACGTGCTGGGAGAGCTGGAAGAACTGGGCCTGGGCACTGTTACCGTCTCTACTCAGGTGCAGCATACAGTAAAGATGATTTATTTCCTGAATTCACTGAGCCGGAGATCAAGAAAATGCCAGTTGAAGGCATTGTGCTTATGCTCAAGTCTATGAATATTGATAAG GTTGAAAACTTTCCTTTCCCTACGCCTCCTAACAAGGAAAGTTTGGTTGAAGCTCAGCGTTGCTTGAAGATATTGGAAGCAGTTGATAACCAAGAAAAACTTACATCAATGGGAAAGGCTATGGCACAATACCCAATGAGCCCACGACATTCTCGTCTTCTTTTGACAATAATTAAAATGTTGAAGAGTCAGGAAGGACGTGCTAGATCTAACCTCATATTGGGATATGCAACTGCTGCTGCATCAGCTTTAAGTTATACCAATCCTTTTCAAGTTCAGAGCAACACTGATAGAGAAACAAATGAAGATGGCCCTGATCCAGAACATAAGGATCGACATGAAAGGAAGAGTCAGAAGAAGCTCAAAGCCATGGTTCGAGAAGCACGGAAAGATTTTTCCATCCCTAGCAGTGATGCTTTAACCATTTCCCATGCTTTACGGTCATTTGAGTGTTCTAAAAACCGAGTTGAGTTCTGCAGAGACTACTCGCTTCACCTGAAAACAATGGAAGAGATGTCAAAATTGAGAAAGCAGCTTCTTCGATTAATATTTAACTATAGCAAATTTTGTGATGAATTTGCTTGGAATTTTGGAGGCTCTCAAGATGTTGAACATGCCTGGGGGAGTGAAACCAACAAAAAGCCAATGCTGAATGAAGAGGAAATTCTGGGGCAAGGAATATGTGCTGGGTGGGCTGATAGGGTTGCAAAGAAGATCAACACTTTCTCTGGATTGTCAAAAGAGGATCGAAAGGTTCGAGCTGCACGTTATCAATCTTGCGCTCTCAATGATATAATATATCTAAACCGATCATCTTCTGTTGCCCAAATTCCACCAGACTATGTAGTTTACTCTGAACTACTAAATACAAAGAGATCATACATGTATGGTGTGACCAGTGTAAAGCCAGGATGGCTTTTGAAATATGCTAGTTCTCTCTGCACCTTCTCAGCACCGCTGGAGGATCCAAAGCCCTACTATGAGCCTCAGAATGACCAGGTCTACTGCTATGTCAGTCCCATCTTTTCTCGACATAATTGGCAGCTTCCACTGCACAGTTTACCCATCAAAGATGCCACCCGTCGGGTGCAGATATTTGCATGGGCATTGCTTAAAGGGGATGTCTTGCCATGTCTAAGGGTGGTTCAAAAGTTCCTGGCTCTGTCACCATCTGTTGTCCTGGGGCCTGCCAGCCAAAGAAGAGTTGGAGATCTTCTTAGCAGGATGAGTAAAAAGACAATATATAGCCGGGCAGCATTAAGAGATGCATGGAATACTGACCCAGATTATCTTTATCCCGAGATTCAGGCGTGGATCCAGGATAAATATCAGAGCCAGCTTGGAGCAATATGGGAACAAATGCACCAAGAAGTTCGCCTCGAGGGGCGCGAACTTTTCCCGAAGAGGTTCAAGAAAGTTAAAGGGTAA